In Helianthus annuus cultivar XRQ/B chromosome 9, HanXRQr2.0-SUNRISE, whole genome shotgun sequence, the following are encoded in one genomic region:
- the LOC110879981 gene encoding ATP-dependent Clp protease ATP-binding subunit ClpA homolog CD4B, chloroplastic isoform X1, with protein MKTMAGSLIQAAYFPSVDNEKKLHTNKTGKGKRTVKMMSYSYAPPTRMRTFSGLRGTNALDNITKTGLDFHSKVSLATSFKSKRATRIVPKAMFERFTEKAIKVIMLAQEEARRLGHNFVGTEQILLGLIGEGTGIAAKVLKSMGISLKDARVEVEKIIGRGSGFVAVEIPFTPRAKRVLELSLEEARQLGHNYIGSEHLLLGLLREGEGVAARVLENLGADTSNIRTQVIRMVGESAEAVGAGVGGGTSNSKMPTLEEYGTNLTKLAEEGKLDPVVGRQAQIERVTQILGRRTKNNPCLIGEPGVGKTAIAEGLAQRIANRDVPETIEGKKVITLDMGLLVAGTKYRGEFEERLKKLMEEIKQSDDIILFIDEVHTLIGAGAAEGAIDAANILKPALARGELQCIGATTLDEYRKHIEKDPALERRFQPVKVPEPSVDEAIQILRGLRERYEIHHKLRYTDDAVVAAAELSHQYISDRFLPDKAIDLIDEAGSRVRLRHAQLPEEAKELEKELRQITKEKNEAVRGQDFEKAGELRDREMDLKTQISALIDKNKEMSKAESEAGDEGPTVTEADIQHIVATWTGIPVEKVSSDESDRLLKMEDTLHTRIIGQDEAVKAISRAIRRARVGLKNPNRPIASFIFSGPTGVGKSELAKSLATYYFGSEEAMIRLDMSEFMERHTVSKLIGSPPGYVGYTEGGQLTEAVRRRPYTLVLFDEIEKAHPDVFNMMLQILEDGRLTDSKGRTVDFKNTLLIMTSNVGSNVIEKGGRRIGFDLDYDEKDSSYNRIKSLVTEELKQYFRPEFLNRLDEMIVFRQLTKLEVKEIADIMLKEVFERLKGKEIELQVTERFRDRVVEEGYNPSYGARPLRRAIMRLLEDSMAEKMLAREIKEGDSVIVDVDSDGNVTVLNGSAGAPPEVLPEPIAV; from the exons CCATGGCTGGGTCGCTAATTCAAGCCGCTTATTTCCCTTCGGTTGACAATGAAAAGAAACTCCATACAAATAAAACTGGAAAGGGCAAAAGAACAGTTAAAATGATGTCATATTCATACGCACCTCCCACGAGAATGAGGACCTTTTCAGGGTTACGTGGGACCAACGCCTTAGATAATATTACAAAAACGGGCCTAGATTTCCATTCTAAAGTTTCTTTAGCAACAtcttttaaatcaaaaagggctaCACGGATCGTACCAAAAGCTATGTTTGAGCGGTTTACAGAGAAGGCTATAAAAGTAATCATGCTTGCACAAGAAGAAGCTCGTCGATTAGGTCACAATTTTGTTGGCACAGAACAAATATTACTAGGGCTTATTGGTGAGGGAACGGGGATTGCAGCTAAGGTTTTAAAGTCAATGGGGATTAGTTTGAAAGACGCACgcgtggaagttgagaaaattatCGGTAGGGGTAGTGGATTTGTTGCTGTCGAGATCCCATTTACCCCTCGAGCTAAACGTGTTTTGGAGCTATCATTAGAGGAAGCCCGCCAACTCG GCCATAACTATATTGGATCAGAGCATTTGCTACTTGGCTTGCTTCGAGAGGGTGAAGGTGTTGCAGCCCGTGTTCTGGAAAATTTGGGAGCTGACACTAGTAACATTCGCACTCAG GTGATTCGAATGGTTGGTGAGAGTGCGGAAGCTGTGGGTGCAGGTGTCGGAGGCGGGACCTCTAACAGCAAGATGCCAACACTGGAAGAATACGGAACAAACTTAACAAAGCTTGCTGAAGAG GGTAAGCTGGACCCGGTTGTTGGAAGGCAGGCACAAATCGAACGGGTCACCCAGATTTTGGGCCGTCGAACCAAGAATAACCCGTGCCTTATTGGGGAGCCCGGTGTAGGGAAGACAGCCATTGCAGAAGGTCTTGCTCAAAGAATTGCGAATAGGGATGTTCCGGAAACCATTGAGGGGAAGAAGGTGATAACCCTAGATATGGGTCTTCTTGTTGCTGGCACAAAATACCGTGGGGAATTCGAAGAAAGATTAAAGAAGTTAATGGAAGAAATAAAACAAAGTGATGACATCATTCTTTTTATTGATGAGGTTCACACTTTAATTGGAGCTGGAGCAGCAGAAGGTGCTATTGACGCTGCTAATATATTAAAACCCGCACTTGCCAGAGGTGAATTGCAG TGTATTGGGGCGACAACACTTGATGAATACCGAAAACATATTGAAAAAGATCCAGCGTTAGAGAGACGGTTCCAGCCCGTTAAGGTTCCCGAGCCTTCTGTCGATGAAGCAATTCAAATTTTGAGGGGACTTAGAGAACGATACGAAATTCATCATAAGCTTCGGTACACTGATGATGCTGTCGTTGCTGCTGCTGAGTTGTCACACCAGTACATAAG TGACCGTTTTCTTCCTGATAAAGCAATTGATCTGATTGATGAAGCTGGATCTCGTGTTAGACTTCGCCATGCACAG CTACCTGAGGAAGCTAAAGAGCTTGAGAAAGAGCTTCGACAGATTACAAAAGAGAAAAACGAAGCTGTTCGTGGTCAGGACTTTGAGAAG GCGGGGGAGCTAAGAGATAGAGAAATGGATCTCAAGACTCAAATATCAGCTCTAATTGACAAAAACAAGGAGATGAGTAAAGCCGAGAGTGAAGCGGGTGACGAGGGTCCCACTGTCACAGAAGCCGATATCCAACATATTGTCGCCACATGGACTGGAATACCTGTAGAGAAAGTCAGCAGTGATGAGTCAGACCGTCTTCTCAAAATGGAGGACACCCTCCACACACGAATCATCGGTCAAGACGAAGCAGTCAAAGCCATAAGCCGAGCCATCCGCCGAGCCCGTGTTGgtctcaagaaccctaaccgcCCTATAGCCAGCTTCATATTTTCCGGACCCACAGGTGTCGGGAAATCCGAGCTTGCGAAATCATTAGCCACCTACTACTTCGGTTCAGAAGAGGCCATGATCCGGCTCGACATGAGTGAGTTCATGGAACGGCACACCGTCTCGAAGCTAATTGGTTCACCACCCGGGTACGTCGGCTACACCGAAGGCGGTCAGTTGACCGAGGCGGTCCGCCGACGCCCTTACACCCTGGTCCTTTTTGACGAAATCGAGAAGGCTCACCCCGATGTGTTCAACATGATGCTTCAGATTCTTGAAGACGGACGGTTGACCGACAGCAAAGGACGAACGGTTGACTTTAAGAACACACTTTTAATCATGACATCAAATGTAGGAAGCAATGTGATCGAAAAGGGTGGAAGAAGAATAGGGTTCGATCTCGACTACGATGAGAAAGACAGCAGTTACAACAGAATCAAAAGTTTAGTTACGGAAGAACTTAAACAATATTTCCGGCCGGAATTTCTGAACCGATTGGATGAAATGATCGTGTTCAGACAGTTGACTAAACTGGAAGTCAAAGAAATAGCTGACATAATGTTGAAGGAAGTATTTGAGAGGTTAAAAGGTAAAGAAATAGAACTTCAGGTGACAGAGAGATTCAGGGATAGGGTGGTAGAAGAAGGTTATAACCCTAGTTATGGTGCAAGGCCATTAAGGAGAGCTATAATGAGGCTTTTGGAGGATAGCATGGCTGAAAAGATGCTTGCACGCGAGATTAAGGAGGGCGATTCGGTAATTGTGGATGTTGATTCAGATGGTAATGTGACAGTTCTTAACGGTAGCGCTGGAGCTCCACCAGAGG
- the LOC110879981 gene encoding ATP-dependent Clp protease ATP-binding subunit ClpA homolog CD4B, chloroplastic isoform X2, whose product MAGSLIQAAYFPSVDNEKKLHTNKTGKGKRTVKMMSYSYAPPTRMRTFSGLRGTNALDNITKTGLDFHSKVSLATSFKSKRATRIVPKAMFERFTEKAIKVIMLAQEEARRLGHNFVGTEQILLGLIGEGTGIAAKVLKSMGISLKDARVEVEKIIGRGSGFVAVEIPFTPRAKRVLELSLEEARQLGHNYIGSEHLLLGLLREGEGVAARVLENLGADTSNIRTQVIRMVGESAEAVGAGVGGGTSNSKMPTLEEYGTNLTKLAEEGKLDPVVGRQAQIERVTQILGRRTKNNPCLIGEPGVGKTAIAEGLAQRIANRDVPETIEGKKVITLDMGLLVAGTKYRGEFEERLKKLMEEIKQSDDIILFIDEVHTLIGAGAAEGAIDAANILKPALARGELQCIGATTLDEYRKHIEKDPALERRFQPVKVPEPSVDEAIQILRGLRERYEIHHKLRYTDDAVVAAAELSHQYISDRFLPDKAIDLIDEAGSRVRLRHAQLPEEAKELEKELRQITKEKNEAVRGQDFEKAGELRDREMDLKTQISALIDKNKEMSKAESEAGDEGPTVTEADIQHIVATWTGIPVEKVSSDESDRLLKMEDTLHTRIIGQDEAVKAISRAIRRARVGLKNPNRPIASFIFSGPTGVGKSELAKSLATYYFGSEEAMIRLDMSEFMERHTVSKLIGSPPGYVGYTEGGQLTEAVRRRPYTLVLFDEIEKAHPDVFNMMLQILEDGRLTDSKGRTVDFKNTLLIMTSNVGSNVIEKGGRRIGFDLDYDEKDSSYNRIKSLVTEELKQYFRPEFLNRLDEMIVFRQLTKLEVKEIADIMLKEVFERLKGKEIELQVTERFRDRVVEEGYNPSYGARPLRRAIMRLLEDSMAEKMLAREIKEGDSVIVDVDSDGNVTVLNGSAGAPPEVLPEPIAV is encoded by the exons ATGGCTGGGTCGCTAATTCAAGCCGCTTATTTCCCTTCGGTTGACAATGAAAAGAAACTCCATACAAATAAAACTGGAAAGGGCAAAAGAACAGTTAAAATGATGTCATATTCATACGCACCTCCCACGAGAATGAGGACCTTTTCAGGGTTACGTGGGACCAACGCCTTAGATAATATTACAAAAACGGGCCTAGATTTCCATTCTAAAGTTTCTTTAGCAACAtcttttaaatcaaaaagggctaCACGGATCGTACCAAAAGCTATGTTTGAGCGGTTTACAGAGAAGGCTATAAAAGTAATCATGCTTGCACAAGAAGAAGCTCGTCGATTAGGTCACAATTTTGTTGGCACAGAACAAATATTACTAGGGCTTATTGGTGAGGGAACGGGGATTGCAGCTAAGGTTTTAAAGTCAATGGGGATTAGTTTGAAAGACGCACgcgtggaagttgagaaaattatCGGTAGGGGTAGTGGATTTGTTGCTGTCGAGATCCCATTTACCCCTCGAGCTAAACGTGTTTTGGAGCTATCATTAGAGGAAGCCCGCCAACTCG GCCATAACTATATTGGATCAGAGCATTTGCTACTTGGCTTGCTTCGAGAGGGTGAAGGTGTTGCAGCCCGTGTTCTGGAAAATTTGGGAGCTGACACTAGTAACATTCGCACTCAG GTGATTCGAATGGTTGGTGAGAGTGCGGAAGCTGTGGGTGCAGGTGTCGGAGGCGGGACCTCTAACAGCAAGATGCCAACACTGGAAGAATACGGAACAAACTTAACAAAGCTTGCTGAAGAG GGTAAGCTGGACCCGGTTGTTGGAAGGCAGGCACAAATCGAACGGGTCACCCAGATTTTGGGCCGTCGAACCAAGAATAACCCGTGCCTTATTGGGGAGCCCGGTGTAGGGAAGACAGCCATTGCAGAAGGTCTTGCTCAAAGAATTGCGAATAGGGATGTTCCGGAAACCATTGAGGGGAAGAAGGTGATAACCCTAGATATGGGTCTTCTTGTTGCTGGCACAAAATACCGTGGGGAATTCGAAGAAAGATTAAAGAAGTTAATGGAAGAAATAAAACAAAGTGATGACATCATTCTTTTTATTGATGAGGTTCACACTTTAATTGGAGCTGGAGCAGCAGAAGGTGCTATTGACGCTGCTAATATATTAAAACCCGCACTTGCCAGAGGTGAATTGCAG TGTATTGGGGCGACAACACTTGATGAATACCGAAAACATATTGAAAAAGATCCAGCGTTAGAGAGACGGTTCCAGCCCGTTAAGGTTCCCGAGCCTTCTGTCGATGAAGCAATTCAAATTTTGAGGGGACTTAGAGAACGATACGAAATTCATCATAAGCTTCGGTACACTGATGATGCTGTCGTTGCTGCTGCTGAGTTGTCACACCAGTACATAAG TGACCGTTTTCTTCCTGATAAAGCAATTGATCTGATTGATGAAGCTGGATCTCGTGTTAGACTTCGCCATGCACAG CTACCTGAGGAAGCTAAAGAGCTTGAGAAAGAGCTTCGACAGATTACAAAAGAGAAAAACGAAGCTGTTCGTGGTCAGGACTTTGAGAAG GCGGGGGAGCTAAGAGATAGAGAAATGGATCTCAAGACTCAAATATCAGCTCTAATTGACAAAAACAAGGAGATGAGTAAAGCCGAGAGTGAAGCGGGTGACGAGGGTCCCACTGTCACAGAAGCCGATATCCAACATATTGTCGCCACATGGACTGGAATACCTGTAGAGAAAGTCAGCAGTGATGAGTCAGACCGTCTTCTCAAAATGGAGGACACCCTCCACACACGAATCATCGGTCAAGACGAAGCAGTCAAAGCCATAAGCCGAGCCATCCGCCGAGCCCGTGTTGgtctcaagaaccctaaccgcCCTATAGCCAGCTTCATATTTTCCGGACCCACAGGTGTCGGGAAATCCGAGCTTGCGAAATCATTAGCCACCTACTACTTCGGTTCAGAAGAGGCCATGATCCGGCTCGACATGAGTGAGTTCATGGAACGGCACACCGTCTCGAAGCTAATTGGTTCACCACCCGGGTACGTCGGCTACACCGAAGGCGGTCAGTTGACCGAGGCGGTCCGCCGACGCCCTTACACCCTGGTCCTTTTTGACGAAATCGAGAAGGCTCACCCCGATGTGTTCAACATGATGCTTCAGATTCTTGAAGACGGACGGTTGACCGACAGCAAAGGACGAACGGTTGACTTTAAGAACACACTTTTAATCATGACATCAAATGTAGGAAGCAATGTGATCGAAAAGGGTGGAAGAAGAATAGGGTTCGATCTCGACTACGATGAGAAAGACAGCAGTTACAACAGAATCAAAAGTTTAGTTACGGAAGAACTTAAACAATATTTCCGGCCGGAATTTCTGAACCGATTGGATGAAATGATCGTGTTCAGACAGTTGACTAAACTGGAAGTCAAAGAAATAGCTGACATAATGTTGAAGGAAGTATTTGAGAGGTTAAAAGGTAAAGAAATAGAACTTCAGGTGACAGAGAGATTCAGGGATAGGGTGGTAGAAGAAGGTTATAACCCTAGTTATGGTGCAAGGCCATTAAGGAGAGCTATAATGAGGCTTTTGGAGGATAGCATGGCTGAAAAGATGCTTGCACGCGAGATTAAGGAGGGCGATTCGGTAATTGTGGATGTTGATTCAGATGGTAATGTGACAGTTCTTAACGGTAGCGCTGGAGCTCCACCAGAGG